The following proteins are co-located in the Pedobacter sp. FW305-3-2-15-E-R2A2 genome:
- a CDS encoding FecR domain-containing protein → MDSNRIMELLARKMANEATTHELEELDELMAIYPDSLHYEEVLKEIWSDSGAEKPSHNLYINRIFEQHKLKFSEEFEPVLLEEEIPSSWYKKYVGVFAIACSLFLICLAALFQLNRKTVDFDTVIVSGKGMRKKITLPDGTLVWLNADSKLSYDSKLNEKGRRLVYLIGEAFFDVAHQKNRTFIVQTNKISIKVLGTAFNVKAYDLDQVSEATLLRGSIELSVNSKSQQKILLKPSEKFALTENKKTKDKKALLQDSDDLTLKIENIAPVRIAGQDYIEETSWKDDVLVFKNESFEELKPKLERWFNVQIEIAANVPKSYRFTGIFKNENIKEALTAMQLIKPFHFKLKADDVIIY, encoded by the coding sequence ATGGATAGCAATAGAATAATGGAACTATTGGCCCGAAAAATGGCCAATGAAGCTACAACGCATGAGTTGGAAGAGCTGGATGAACTCATGGCTATCTATCCTGATTCCCTGCATTATGAGGAGGTGTTGAAAGAAATCTGGAGCGATTCCGGAGCAGAAAAGCCTTCCCATAACCTGTACATTAACCGAATCTTTGAACAACATAAACTAAAATTTTCTGAAGAGTTTGAACCTGTACTCCTGGAGGAAGAAATACCTTCCAGCTGGTATAAGAAATATGTAGGCGTTTTTGCCATTGCCTGCAGCCTCTTTTTGATTTGTCTTGCTGCTTTATTTCAGCTGAATAGAAAAACGGTAGATTTTGATACAGTAATTGTGAGTGGCAAAGGAATGCGTAAAAAGATCACACTTCCCGATGGCACACTTGTTTGGCTCAATGCAGACAGCAAACTCTCTTACGATAGTAAACTCAATGAAAAAGGAAGACGATTGGTGTACCTGATCGGAGAAGCATTCTTTGATGTGGCCCATCAGAAAAACCGCACTTTCATCGTGCAGACCAACAAGATTTCCATAAAGGTTTTAGGGACGGCATTCAATGTAAAAGCTTATGACCTGGATCAGGTCTCTGAGGCCACCCTGCTCCGGGGCTCTATAGAACTTTCGGTCAACAGCAAGTCTCAGCAAAAAATTCTTTTAAAACCATCTGAAAAATTCGCGCTTACAGAAAACAAGAAAACAAAGGATAAAAAAGCCCTGCTTCAGGATTCAGATGACCTGACGTTAAAAATCGAAAATATAGCCCCTGTACGAATTGCAGGACAGGATTATATCGAAGAAACATCCTGGAAAGATGATGTCCTGGTCTTTAAAAACGAATCATTTGAGGAATTAAAACCTAAACTGGAGCGCTGGTTTAACGTTCAAATCGAGATCGCCGCGAACGTACCTAAATCTTATCGTTTCACCGGAATTTTTAAAAATGAAAACATCAAAGAAGCCTTAACGGCGATGCAATTAATCAAACCTTTTCACTTTAAACTTAAAGCAGATGACGTAATTATTTACTAA
- a CDS encoding glyoxalase, with translation MDPIIAVKDVETSAKWYQTVFNWRSLHGGKKFDILVSENNEIIMCLHQWGEDEHPTMMNPNITPGNGLILYFRTENMPVIRQNVEKLAWPIEEDVHLNPNSTKMEFSLRDPDGYYLTITEFHKYEG, from the coding sequence ATGGACCCTATAATAGCTGTAAAAGATGTTGAAACCAGTGCTAAATGGTATCAAACGGTCTTTAACTGGAGAAGCTTGCATGGAGGAAAGAAGTTTGATATCCTCGTTTCTGAAAATAATGAAATTATAATGTGCCTTCATCAATGGGGAGAAGACGAACATCCAACCATGATGAACCCGAATATTACACCAGGCAATGGACTGATCCTTTATTTCAGGACTGAAAATATGCCTGTGATTCGACAAAATGTCGAAAAGCTGGCTTGGCCTATTGAAGAAGATGTCCACTTAAATCCCAATTCAACGAAAATGGAATTTTCACTTAGAGATCCGGACGGATATTACTTAACGATCACCGAATTTCACAAGTATGAAGGGTAG
- a CDS encoding sigma-70 family RNA polymerase sigma factor: MSKHAPDLNSLISHIALYDSQSSYEQLFKGLFPSLYRFSYCLLKSRELSEEVASDVMITLWKNRQKLPEVENVRVYAFVIARNLSLNALNKHARQELVSIDDIEVEVALDALNPEQLLINGELKKKLERATQSLPGKCQLVFKLIKEDGLSYKETAAILNISVKTVDAHLVTAVKKLTAILKMELNLM, translated from the coding sequence ATGTCCAAGCATGCACCCGACTTAAATAGCCTGATCAGTCACATTGCTTTATATGACAGTCAGAGTTCCTATGAACAACTTTTTAAGGGACTGTTCCCTTCTTTGTATCGGTTCAGCTATTGCTTGTTAAAGTCGAGAGAGTTATCGGAGGAGGTGGCAAGTGATGTCATGATTACGCTATGGAAGAACAGGCAGAAGCTGCCGGAGGTGGAAAATGTGAGGGTTTATGCTTTTGTGATTGCCAGGAACCTTTCCCTGAATGCCCTGAACAAACACGCCCGGCAAGAACTGGTATCCATTGATGACATCGAGGTTGAAGTTGCCCTGGACGCCTTGAATCCTGAACAATTGCTAATCAACGGAGAGCTGAAGAAAAAACTGGAACGCGCTACGCAATCTTTGCCCGGCAAATGCCAGCTGGTATTCAAGCTCATTAAAGAAGATGGTTTGAGTTACAAAGAAACGGCGGCCATTTTAAATATCTCTGTAAAAACCGTAGATGCCCATCTGGTTACCGCAGTAAAGAAATTAACGGCCATCCTGAAGATGGAACTTAACCTGATGTAA